One genomic window of Salvia miltiorrhiza cultivar Shanhuang (shh) chromosome 4, IMPLAD_Smil_shh, whole genome shotgun sequence includes the following:
- the LOC131022930 gene encoding uncharacterized protein LOC131022930, with the protein MNCLLWNCRGLGNPSTIRQLAWMTKQKRPDVVFLMETKLATNEWSNVLLQIGFDNLAVVDCDLSDGGRRGGLALIWADDIILTVHSSSSHHIHASIEDPCHLQWDFCGVYGWSNTDDHHFTWELMRNLKCQIAGRWLCGGDFNETMYHFEKIGGQPKSDSRLVSFRETVEDCGLNDLGFSGDPFTWTNNQNGDSRIMEHLDRCFGSEEWMLAFPGYEVTHLGRKSSDHCPIFLALDKSDEEAQQRPRPFRFEAMWLMWKQRSRADWMAEGDRNTGFFHRVAEGRKKRNHIKEIRREDGRMVRKHDEMDDVFRNHFQSLFKASTTHNPADVLRSIETVVTEDMNKILTVPYSQDEIVYSLKQMHPFKAPGSDGMPTIFYSACWSSAKYDIIPLLLSILNDGDCPRSLNSTFIYLIPKKRKCYIPTDYRPISLCNVVYKLISKVITDRLKLVLPSIIHESQSAFVPGRHITDNALLAFEIFHMMRINKAKKHGIFTFKLDMAKAYDRVEWGFLESMLLQLGFHVSVVDLIMRCVSSVFFRVLVNGFPGDMFVPGRGLRQGDPLSPFLFLFCAEALSGLLRKAESQNLIHGARLCRSAPRISHLLFADDCIIFGRANVNEVGIIRHTLELYEGVSGQKVNLDKSSISFSGGVVEEVKNEMAGLLGVSHQDQQGVYLGIPSTIGRSKNEIFQMLVDRTRKKSKDWKRRFLSGAGKMVLIKAEERRIHWKSWKNLCKPKYEGGLGFWDLCRFNQALLAKQVWRIIQNESSLLTHSLKARYFPRTNILLAGKAHNPSFAWTSLLVGRDLLENGIAWRLGDGARIRVGKDVWLPDGRGFYRTAQVPLGREDTRVQEMLDANAYEWDMLKVNNLLQDRDAWKMTVQMNIDTERRDMVFWPYDKSNIYTIKSGYFLEDAINKQKEASSSSSPDRSLWKWIWGLDVIPKVKLFLWRCITSALPTAEGLRRRSIDVDPLCRRCGEVAETDEHAFRDCKWVAFLWEVLSFRLVTTTTTNLSSIPQWVNEFREHNSREGHNIFATILWSIWYSRNQLVFNGKNIEHVDCLRITSRAVWTSPVSSQTTRMLPSASACSRAGQVKLWCDAAVKEQEGLGFGVIMQDTEGGLVGSRFGFIPGVFTAIEAEAMAVQEGIRFCEERLIQDAILVMDCQPLYWKLLKKVQDNSYLGQTLSEIHRKAAALYHLEFGWTPREGNDNVDRLAKFAIFHRSEPQSDEGCPVLLNSSSV; encoded by the exons ATGAATTGCTTACTATGGAATTGTCGGGGGCTTGGGAACCCTTCGACAATTCGTCAGTTGGCTTGGATGACCAAGCAAAAGCGCCCAGACGTGGTTTTTCTGATGGAGACAAAACTTGCTACTAATGAATGGTCGAATGTTTTGTTACAGATTGGTTTTGATAATTTGGCAGTTGTGGATTGTGATTTGTCGGATGGTGGTCGTCGGGGGGGTCTTGCTTTGATTTGGGCAGATGATATTATACTTACTGTTCACTCCTCCTCTTCTCATCATATCCATGCTTCTATTGAAGATCCTTGTCATCTTCAGTGGGACTTTTGTGGTGTTTATGGATGGTCTAATACGGACGACCATCACTTCACTTGGGAGCTTATGAGAAACCTTAAATGTCAGATAGCGGGGAGATGGTTATGCGGTGGAGACTTCAACGAAACTATGTACCATTTCGAGAAGATTGGAGGGCAGCCCAAGTCTGACTCTAGACTCGTCTCGTTCAGGGAGACAGTAGAGGATTGCGGCCTTAATGATCTTGGCTTTTCTGGTGACCCCTTCACCTGGACTAACAATCAAAATGGGGATTCTCGTATTATGGAGCATTTGGACAGGTGCTTTGGCAGTGAAGAATGGATGTTGGCCTTCCCGGGTTATGAAGTTACACATTTGGGGCGGAAATCAAGTGATCACTGCCCGATTTTTCTTGCTCTTGATAAATCGGATGAAGAGGCTCAGCAGAGACCACGGCCATTTCGTTTTGAGGCAATGTGGTTGATGTGGAAACAAAGATCTCGGGCGGACTGGATGGCAGAAGGGGATCGAAATACAGGTTTTTTCCACAGAGTGGCCGAGGGACGGAAAAAGAGAAACCATATTAAGGAGATCAGACGGGAGGATGGTAGGATGGTGAGAAAACATGATGAGATGGATGATGTCTTTAGGAACCACTTCCAGTCGCTCTTCAAGGCCAGTACGACTCATAACCCTGCGGATGTCCTCCGTTCCATTGAAACAGTTGTGACTGAGGACATGAACAAGATTCTCACTGTGCCCTACTCTCAAGACGAGATCGTGTATTCTCTTAAGCAAATGCATCCCTTTAAGGCTCCCGGGTCGGACGGTATGCCTACTATTTTCTATTCTGCTTGTTGGTCGTCTGCCAAGTATGATATTATTCCTCTGCTTTTGAGTATTCTTAATGATGGGGATTGCCCTAGGTCTTTAAATTCCACTTTCATTTATCTTATcccaaaaaaaagaaagtgtTATATTCCTACTGATTATAGACCGATTAGCTTGTGTAATGTTGTCTATAAGTTGATTTCTAAAGTCATCACTGATCGTCTGAAACTTGTTCTTCCTTCTATTATTCATGAGAGTCAATCAGCGTTTGTTCCTGGTCGTCATATTACGGATAATGCTCTCTTAGCTTTTGAGATTTTCCATATGATGAGAATTAATAAGGCTAAGAAGCATGGGATTTTCACTTTCAAACTTGATATGGCTAAAGCTTATGATAGAGTTGAGTGGGGTTTTTTGGAGTCTATGTTACTGCAGCTTGGTTTTCATGTTTCTGTGGTGGATCTTATTATGCGATGTGTGTCTTCTGTGTTTTTTCGGGTTCTTGTTAATGGTTTCCCTGGAGATATGTTTGTCCCGGGCAGGGGGCTTCGCCAAGGCGACCCTCTGTCgccttttctctttcttttttgtgcAGAAGCTCTCTCTGGTCTTCTACGAAAAGCTGAGTCTCAAAACTTGATCCATGGGGCTCGCCTCTGCCGCTCTGCCCCCAGGATTAGTCACTTACTATTTGCGGATGATTGCATTATTTTTGGGAGAGCAAACGTGAATGAAGTTGGGATTATTCGACATACTCTGGAATTGTATGAGGGAGTTTCTGGGCAGAAGGTGAATCTAGACAAGTCGTCAATTTCTTTCAGTGGTGGCGTTGTGGAGgaggtgaaaaatgagatgGCTGGTTTGCTTGGAGTTTCTCATCAAGACCAACAGGGTGTGTATCTTGGTATTCCTAGCACCATTGGTAGATCGAAAAATGAGATTTTCCAGATGCTCGTTGATCGCACAAGGAAAAAGTCTAAAGATTGGAAGAGGCGGTTTTTGTCGGGAGCAGGGAAAATGGTTCTAATCAAAGCT GAGGAACGTCGGATCCACTGGAAAAGCTGGAAGAATCTGTGCAAGCCTAAATATGAGGGTGGTCTGGGGTTTTGGGATTTATGTCGGTTCAACCAAGCTTTATTGGCTAAGCAGGTTTGGCGTATTATCCAAAACGAGTCTTCTTTACTAACTCACTCTCTAAAAGCTAGATATTTCCCAAGAACGAATATCTTACTCGCAGGTAAAGCCCATAATCCTTCTTTTGCTTGGACTAGCTTACTTGTTGGAAGAGATCTGTTAGAAAATGGAATAGCTTGGAGATTGGGTGATGGTGCTCGGATTAGGGTGGGAAAGGATGTTTGgctgccggatggtagaggtTTTTATCGGACTGCCCAGGTTCCGTTGGGGAGAGAGGATACTCGGGTTCAGGAGATGCTAGATGCGAATGCTTATGAATGGGACATGCTGAAAGTCAATAATCTTTTGCAGGATAGGGATGCTTGGAAGATGACTGTCCAAATGAACATTGATACTGAAAGGAGAGATATGGTGTTTTGGCCTTATGATAAGAGCAACATATATACGATCAAGTCAGGGTACTTCTTGGAGGATGCTATTAATAAACAAAAGGAAgcctcttcatcttcttctcctgATAGGTCTCTATGGAAGTGGATTTGGGGATTGGATGTTATCCCAAAAGTGAAACTCTTCCTCTGGCGCTGCATTACTAGTGCCCTGCCAACTGCCGAGGGGTTGCGTCGTCGCTCGATTGATGTGGATCCTCTTTGTCGTAGGTGCGGGGAAGTTGCCGAGACAGATGAGCATGCTTTTAGAGACTGTAAATGGGTAGCTTTCCTCTGGGAAGTGTTGTCTTTTCGCCTTGTTACGACGACAACGACTAATCTCTCTTCTATTCCTCAATGGGTTAATGAGTTTAGAGAACATAATTCTAGAGAGGGCCATAATATCTTCGCTACAATTTTGTGGTCTATTTGGTACTCTAGAAACCAGCTTGTCTTCAATGGAAAGAATATTGAGCATGTTGATTGCTTAAGGATCACCTCACGCGCTGTTTGGACCAGTCCAGTGAGCTCGCAAACAACAAGGATGTTGCCTTCGGCGAGTGCGTGCAGCAGAGCTGGACAAGTGAAGCTCTGGTGTGATGCAGCAGTTAAGGAGCAGGAGGGGTTGGGGTTTGGAGTGATTATGCAGGATACAGAAGGTGGCCTGGTGGGAAGTAGATTTGGCTTCATCCCGGGAGTTTTCACGGCGATTGAAGCAGAAGCCATGGCAGTCCAGGAGGGTATCCGTTTTTGTGAAGAACGGTTGATACAAGATGCAATCTTGGTAATGGATTGTCAACCTTTGTATTGGAAGTTGTTGAAGAAAGTGCAAGATAATTCATACTTGGGCCAAACGTTGAGTGAGATCCACAGAAAGGCCGCTGCTCTCTACCATCTTGAGTTCGGTTGGACACCCAGAGAAGGAAACGACAATGTCGATAGATTAGCTAAGTTTGCTATTTTTCATCGTTCTGAACCCCAGTCTGATGAGGGTTGCCCTGTGTTATTAAACTCTTCCTCGGTTTAA